ATCTTGTAACATGTATAAGCTGTGTGAATAGTAGTAAGtgcaaatatttttgtttgagatATTTCTACAacttttattatcataatttgaGGAAACCGTGTTTCTATAACAAATACATTGCCATTTTTTCCCCagtaaatataaattgtaatataGTATGATCTGATCCATCAATTTCCTTCACACAAATAAATTAGACAATCATGTTAATGGTTAAAAATCTCATTGTTATCCGTTTTAAGCACTAATATTTCatcataaatacattttttttttcagtgaattctgataacagaaaaatatatcatatcaaCCGTGCATAACACTAAAGTGgatattagaattttaataatatgaataagtTCTTAACATACTTtgtaacatttatataatataaacctCCATTACCAAAACAGTGaccaaaaacaaaatgagtTTAGTATTTATGATGCTACTTGAATGAAGGGCTTTGTTGGATAGTGCTGAGGGTGATGGTTTGAAGGTGGGTTCCTCAACATTTATGGCTATCTTCATTCCCTCAAAGCAAAAGCCTCTtccacaaagaaaataatatgttCTTGCTTCTAAAAGTTGAACAACATCTCTCCCCCCTTTTGTGATATTTTGTATGAAATTTGTATCAATACAATTCTCATAATTTGTTTTGTTCACCTCCAAAACATTGTGTAGACTCTTATCAAAACCAAAATCTGTATATACAAAGAAAATAGGTTAACAAGAACATAATATGtgcataaaatattaatgtataaataagaataatcaTAACAATAAACTTTTAACCAATCCTTTAAAACACATATTTAgacaaactatatttttagttaaaaattaatgaaattttctATTTGATGGGCATGCTATGAATGtaggtttttatatttaactaataataaacataatgtTAACAGAATTTAATACATTTCTCATATCATGATTAACTATTTGAAATCACTGTTTCAATCGATTATGTGATAGCACTTACATAGCCAATCACCCTTGTAGAAGTGTTCATAACTTGCCCACTGTGTGAAGTTAGTTTTTGGTGTCCAAGTATATCTTCCTCCTCCTACCCTGTGAAGTATAGGTTCTCTTCCTTCAACTTTGTAACACCCAATTGTGATCGTCATCAATAagtatatgattatttttctcataacttccattttcaatataaatctcctatgaaagtgaaaaagtgccaattgtcaaaataaaacaaaatgagttATAAAGATCTATGGGTAGACTTGAATAAACAACCCCAAGGTCATATAGAAGATTTATGGAATGAGTTTGGattttggaatgaaaaaaaaagggttcGTGGAGAATTTCATGTAGTTGAATCATCCCGAAGGTGTGATGAAAATTGAAGGCAAATTTGTATGTCTCTACCTGTTTGGCTCGTCTTGCTTCAATAATCTTAgtattctttttaattgttttagaccttaaaaggaaaaaaagactTACATCAATATCTTGGTTTGGCCAAAAGTTTCAAAAATCACACATAGTTCACAACTTTTGCCGGTCTCAACCAATGgctcatcaattaaaaattcaaactcatTTGATGTacaaaatttctaataaaaCCAGAATGTCATTTCAGTCTAAAAAGTTAGGACTAAGACACTAAACAAGAATGAACTCTTTTTCATTACAAGAATGGGTGAATTTgctaccaaaaaaataaaatcggtCAAGAGAAGACGATCGGCCAAACCGATTCtaaatactttaatttaaaaattagagtgaataaagaaaaatctaggtctatactaatatttttataataaaaattagaattaaatatatttataattctttatgTATCAGATTCTGATATATTTTgatcttaaacttttaaaataaatagatatataatcatattaattcaactatgttaattttttttttataaaaggtattttaaattaatatttgaatggTAATACatcaaactttataaaaaaaactcaaatataaCCTTGAAATACATTACATACTTCCTCTTTCTTTAGGTAAAAAACTTTTTgctccaataaaaaaaaagaaaaaaagaagaagaattaagaaaatagaaacCGAAATGGAAAACAGAGAAATAAAGATGGGTGCGATGCAGATGTGCAGCAAAAATAAggttttcaaattaattaaataagtaaaaataaggttttcaaattaattaaaagatctTTAAtggtaaaaagtaaaaattattaatattatcgaCGAATTTACCGAAAGCTTATGTCTGTTGGTAAAAAGAGTGGAAATTTTCTCACCCAAATTTCGTCTCCAGTGTCAATATATGCAAACATCACGCTCATTTCTCCTTCTCATATTTCCTTACCATCTCGGTGTTATTCTTCTTCCCATCAACAGTGCCACCCTTCAATGTTTGGTCACCGGAATTTCTTGCCACCACTACTCATTTCtacttctcattttttcttatcATCTCGTAGTCTCATCACCGTTGCTCTCCACAATCGCGGCTCGCCATTGTTGCAACCCACCACCATCTACTTTTCAACCTTCCGGCAAGCTCAACTTTTCTGGGGAGCTCAACTTTTCCGACAAGCTCAACATCACGGGTCCTAATAACATCTTCTTTCTTTAACAGATCTGAGAATTGCAGAGAAACTCTCCATGATTCCCTATGATTTTAACTATTGGAAATAAATTGGTTGTTTGATTGTTTGGAAATGAGTTGGTTATTAGTGTGATGCTTTTTTGGTGGTAGAGTTCGTGAAAACGAAAAAAATGACACAGAGGAaggaaggaagaggaagaagatgaaccagGTCGAAGTATTTACCAACGGATTTACCGACgaccaaaagccttcggtaattaccgacggatGAAAATTTCGTTGGTAAAGTTTACCGACGACTTTTTGGTTGTCGGTAATCCGtcgataaattattattaccgATGGATTTTATACATTACTAACGGATTATGGCCCTCGGTAATATCAATTATTCATGTAGTagttaataacacatgtgtgatctgtgttacatgttctatgcttttgattaaagtattaaatctatttaaaagCATTTTTAGGAACATATTTGTCTTATTCATTGCATATCACTGtgttatatatgaaattatataagTGATTGCATGAAATATGTTTATgggaaaagaaaaccacaagcacttatGTTGAACAttaattgtgtggcaaaacaacaattttaagtcgatttcattatggggtgaatcaattaaaactcgCGTTTTTGCACAACCTATTTTCAAGTGTCttgtgagatttttcaaagagaaaagtttttcaaaacatgtttaacaTTGTTGAATAATTGATTGCATGCGTGTTGTATTCGACTAAGTCTGTtatagttttgaaattctgttaatgcttgacataactgtctaatggtcatatttttaattgtgcTGGCCAAGCATTAATTGGCTGTCGATTGCATTAATTGCGcattcaattattttctatGTTTGCTGCTAACTGTAATAACTAAATTGTGATATTCGATTACATTAGTAGTGAagtcgattaaaatgcgtttgtgatgtgttattatataaatagatgtgAATTTGAATTCCGTAAGAAACTTTTGTAATTCTAACATTTGTGATATCTTTTGCAGAAAGTGTAATCTtacaaaaagagagaaagagctCCAAGAAACTAGATTGACCGTGGTGATCAAATACTTAtgatttcttgaagagcaagTCTGCAACGTTTTAAAAGGTTGATCAATTTTGCACATTTGGGTGTAATTGCGTGATCAGATTCTAAAATTTGTTGAAGATTGATTTGAGgttccctgttgtgattacaggaagaagagCGTGTGacgttcttgactttgagagtgGCTCAAAGGGTTTAGATAGTacgagaggggattcttgctattGGTCTAGTttttgtattgcctatattttgattagagggttagagagatgttttacatttttgatGTGAGGTCTTCTGTAGAAACCTTTTTGTAAAaacttgatcattatagtgcatttgcgcatttgcttcctgtggttagaaggacactgaatgtaggcaggttgtccgaactagtataaaaacgtAGTGTTTGAATCTTCTGATCCCATTgcattagaaaatattttaccttgcgtttcaagaaaagattaaaGGCATCTCTTTTTgtgaataatgttttaaaagatttcttttttacatttcaccaattcaccccccctcttggtgtgagaaattgTGTCATTCTATTTTAACAAGAATGTTGGCAACAATGAAGCACGAGACTTTCAGTAATATcacaatgttaaaataataacgttcatcaacaaaaataagaaaggtATATATTGAAATACTTTATCCTACGTGTACAACAATCCCCTATATATTGCAAAAGAcgagaaagagagattgaaagaaagaaaggacaAATTTTCTTGGGTTTTataagatgtaatgcatcagagctggtataaCAAGCTATGTGAACCAAAGATACTtgagtgtgttagaggtttatcaatcatagtacacccccacaatccttgcTGTTATCGCTGTGATGCACTTACTATGCCATGTGTGTGTCCAGTATTCATGAGTgttctagagatcatgccaagatctcatgtaAGCAGCCctacttgacactcatataggtgattttaTCAAGTATATGCTACagatcatacaccacccataagggatatgaagatcattaaaaactttgtctaattacaaagtttaacctctcaataatgtaGTCTCTaacactttcacacacaccataggaatgtacatatttgatttaaaatcaaattagtgttATCAGAACTAACATGTGACTTGTTTTtgcccatatgaaccttattcatgggttctccaatcacaaaggttgggttaccatcacttgtttgtttgccagtggcttaagtctcattcccctcgatgtttctaagaTCATATTTCTTCCCAAAGATTATGTTAGAGGGTCTGCTAGATTCTATTTTGACTTCACATAGCCAATTAAATATTCTTTGCAACCATAAAAGACATTAATCTACCCAATTATctcttatatcatattttaagtCCCTAAGATTCCTGAATTTCACCGTAACAGTATTTCACAttgtttttctctattttatttcaaCTAACATATATCTcattcataaaattcaaaattctattCGTTTCCCAATTTCATATGAATTAACTTCTAGGGAGGGAATTGTCACCGCACCTTCAGGTTCACACAACTTCCCAATACCACATCCTTCATACAATTTATTCCTCTAAAACGactcttttccaaaataattaataaataataaaatataaaaatgccAATTCACTTTTCTTAAAACacgaaaaaacaaataaaaaagagttaGCTCTCCTtacctttttaattttggaCAGTAACTGATGTATAAGTTCTTAAGATTGTAGACCTGaggagaattctcttgattatgaaatattacctaggaataggaataggacggtcaattgctttaagcttctgccAGTAATGCGTTAGTAACTagtagggagactaggaatagtaaactagtaattggtgataggctcttttcgctgaggaatcgggtttagagtaaattagaaagttgcatgaacattgataacaaataagaatagtagatatatgagaatgattaggtgaaatctaaaccctaataacatactcatctcatattatgaacatcatccattcacttatgtgtttaacctcaattgatcaaattgcatgcatatttactttttctgttttgcattcaaaaaccacaaaatattgttcttatagtcttgatcggttaagcaaaagcacaacagtttagtgccttgagtctcttgggaaaacgatactcggacttaccgttttattattacttgatacgatctggtactcACATTAATTTCCCATTAATCATTCATAAATGTAATACATATGcatataatattgtaattacTCACATTAATTTCCCATTAATGCTTTCCAGTGTACCTGCGTGACAGACCGACATTTTCGTCCAGATGACCGATCGATTAACATCGCGTCCTTACCCGATCGTCTCCCTTCAGGTCCTTGTCGGCAAATCCTGTATAATACATAAGCGCCCCAAGCCCGAGCTACTGATAGGAGTTGCGAAGGGTTTGAAAATACATTGGTTTAGAAATGGCACGAAAGGAGGCTAGTCGTGGAAATCGTGGCCAACAATCATGTGACATGTGGGGTCGTGGGATCCGTGTCAGTTGAATGCAAAAGGTCTGGTGACCTTGACCGTTTGATGTTATTGAGATGGATGGTTGAGATGAGTCCTTGGAACTGATTTTTTAGGCTATAAAAGGTGACAAGCACCAAAATCAATGTCACGTTTTCTTCACCTTCTTCTCCACCGGACTCTACAAGTGTTTTTCTTACAGGTAACTATGTCTTCTCCGTCACCGTCATCCGATGAGGTTGCCGACGAAGGTCAAGGGTATGCTGACACTAGGGTGGAATCTTATGCATCTATGGTGTCTTCTATTTTGGGCTTTGCTGGAGAAGGTAACCATGAAGCTGAAACTGAAGATGTTATTGAGGAGGACGTAGAAGTGGAGAATGATTCCTCTAGGGAATGGACCAACGCCACTCCTCCTCCTACCATCGCTGGGTATGGTTGGGCTCCTCATGAGGTAGGCCTGTACGCATTTTCTTATGTTACCAGTGCTTCGCTAGAATACTTAGTCAGTAGGGTAAGCGTCTTGGTCAGGGCAAAAGATGTTGAAAGTATATTATTAACCGTTTGCCGATCGAATGAACGTGCCTGCCACGGACGGGAAGGACATGAgactgattttttttctatgtatatAGTACATTATTCCACGACCTGGGCATCCGATTTCCATTTATAGAATTTCAATCGAGCGTTCTTCCTGCCTTGAACGTGGCTCCAACCCAATTGCATCCGAACAAGTGGGGGTATATGCAAGCATTTGTTGTGGTTTGCACCGTGCTTGCCTTGACACCCACCTCTGCTtcattcttgtattttttttttttctgtgccATCCCACAACAAAATAAGTCTTTGATTTCTCTCGCTCCTGTAAAGGATAGACAACTGTTCATCCTATTCAACACTTCTTATAAGGAATTCaaaccaatttttttcaaagtagCAATAAAGGAGGTCGATCAAATCAACTTTTACTTTGACGATGGTCAAGCAAAGTTTCCTTTCTATTAGACTAAGCATCTCAAAATAGTCATTTCTTGGGCTAAATCTACCATGACTCCTGAGGAGCTGGAAACAATTAGCCGACTAGATTAGCTACCTTGAAAGACCTCGTCTCGGGCGCTTATCGGGTTTTCGGGTTCCAACGCTCTATGAACTAGATTGTTCGGTaaggttttgaattttaatttgtttaagcTGTCATTTATAACTTATCTAAGTTTGTTTTGTCGTTTCATATCTCTTTGGGTAAATGGAGAAAACAAAGTTTTCTTGCTAATGATGGCCTGAAGAGAGAAAGAACTGAAAAAGACTAGAGCAAGGAATTCTTCCATTCCCACTCGGTCTACCCCGTCTAGAGCTCCCCCCTCTCGGGTGGTGAATCCAGCTGTGAAGATAACCTCAGTATCTCAACCATCTTCCACTCCAACAATTATCTCGGCGACTGGTGAAGCTCCTCATCAAGGTGGGGGAAAGAGGAAGTCTTCCAAGGAGAAATTCGTTTCTTTGAGTAAGAGGAGTAAGAGGAAGATCCTTGAGGGTCCCCTGATCATTGTGTCGTTCAATCCAAATGTGCTCATATCTGATCGCTTGCAATACCACCTCGATCTTGAAGAGAAGAAACCATTCAAAGGGATGACCATAGCTGAAGCGTTAGAATGAATGTAGGAGCTTAGTCTTGGGGCTTATCCTGAAACTTCAATGGTTTTTCATTCTCACATAGAGAGGATTGatccatgtcgtgaggagtagcaagaggtcttagtcttgggggcttctagtatgctccaaggcgtggaacagactaaccttgtgagtgtggtagggtgaaacccattggcaatggctttgcaaagcagtagaagccACAAAAAGTGCACAACTcgtcatagctcgacaatcattctaagtctggaTAATCAATTCATTATAGTGTCATGCATATAATGTCTTGTGTGGTTGAATGATTAAGTGTGATTGTGTGAAATGTAATGGATGtttgttctttaatttaaaCTAGCTTACCTTGTTGTTtgtatttatgttttgtatgttgcggttttcttttccttgtgATGATCATCTTGTGggttgttggggcaaatcggcaagtgtaccgagtcgcacaagtaatataaaatggtaagaccaagtattgtatcccagaggactctcgacgctgaactattgtgtgaaaacaagattaattaagacttaataTAAAAGAGATCAACGATTTTgattgcaaaaacaaaataaaagtgatcaatggaaaaggagcacaaagatgaatggaggtttgatttatatgagatgattatgctgttggggtttgatttcaccaagttctctctcatgtatataagaattcttctttatgcattaatgttaacatccctcactaaatcacttaaaccctatccctcggtaaataagtctgtccctaattaccaattcatacaattcctagcattcctggtaaaaaaatctgaagatcaagaggttaagacgactaagactcataccctcatccctgagcaatataacccttaggagtaattcaacaaggacctgaattgaaaggaacctcccggcactcatgcaactcacagataatgctattgtataagcaagaataaaatagatgaattactctaacaattaatgaaaaaacatatgaaattaagaataaattcaaatacatgagagtttaaaaggttacatcattccctaacaacaaatagaaattagttccccatagacatgggggaactttgtgaataatggaagaaagaaagagaatggaagactaagaattggctaagagtgtattgctatgctcttctctgccaaggattcaaaacctagagccccagggtccttcaAATAGTGTCAGAAGTGCTCCAGAATGAGGCCCGAttcaaaagaatcaaatcagagcaaaAACAGGGCCTGGTCTACGTGAATTCACGCTTAAGCGTCGCAAGGAGCTCGCCTAAGCGTGAATTGAGAGTCATGTTGGGCTTGGGTTTCAATTTTGGACGCCTAGGCTTCGGAGCAGCACCGCCCGGGTGTCGAGGTCCACCGCCCGGGCGACAGACGTCGATTTTTTGCGCTTCGGTTACGCTCCTGGTCGCCTGGGCTACAggttttccctccttctggtgcctttttgaccccttctgagcttcttcttcttggtctttcatctcttcttccaatATTACTTCAATTTCTGTCAAAACAaagggaattagtgataaaatcaatgaaatcaacctcaactctcttgttcacacaatttattcataaaggatgagtccaagcaagtttctaagtgaaaaagggtgctttttgGCTCAAAATCATGTCACAAATAACgatgttttaaaccgttatcaggGGCGTGAGCAAAGGGAGTTAAGGTGTCTTTAGAGTAGGCTCTTGATGAAGGCGATGTTGTAGTGTAGTTTCTTCGGAGCAATATTTGTAAATAGTTTTGATTTAGGatgtttgtatataaagtttaaattttatatttattttggatgattgtaagtctttatattatatgataGTCAATAATTGTTCTACCATATCATATATGTGATGACTCTTTTATACTgtattatactatatttttgggatgtacattattggtatcagagcagttctTTCCTTAGAAATCCCATAGGTTATAAGTGAGTTATGCTTGCGTTGTGTACTCATAGTTATGTCTAGTTAGTAtccttgtttctttgagttTGACTGATGGGTTTTCTCTTTGTGTAAGCAGAAGATGGCACCTAGGTCTTCTCCTCTCCCACCCACAAATCCTGATGCACTTGACTTAATGTGGATGATGGAGTCTGTGATCACTACCATGCAAGAACAGAATGCAGCTTTGGTTCAATAGAATATCGTGGCATTGCAGTAATTGAAAGCTACCAGATTGTCAGCAGAGGCCTCTCATAGGCAGTATGTGGATCTTATGAGTAGTGGTAGGGTTGCAACTGGactatcatcatcttcatccgCTTAGCCTCAAGAATGGACTCTTGAGAGTTTCTTGCAACATCATCCGACTAAGTTTAATGACAagtttatagaaaatataatcaCATGGTGTCCTGTGAATTGAATTGTGTGCTAATGTAATTATCTAACATGGTTTACCATTTAAATTTGTTGAGTATGAATGATTGACTTGGATAAGTTATTTGAATCCTGATGAAACTCTagtttttagaaatattattaagaGTGACGTGTTGAGAATATTTATGAAAGTAAAAAGCATGTTGAAGGAAGTGTTGAAGAATATTTCATATAGGATTTGTTTAACTTTTGATGTATGGACATCTTGCTCTATTGAGGGTTATATAAGTTAGACAATGCATTATGTtgattaaaattggaaaatgagTAGCAAAGTTCTCAACTTTTACCATTTACCCCCACCTCACATTGGATTTAAGTTGTTTAAGaagataagttatttttttcatgagtGGAAATTGA
This genomic interval from Vigna radiata var. radiata cultivar VC1973A chromosome 8, Vradiata_ver6, whole genome shotgun sequence contains the following:
- the LOC106770501 gene encoding lamin-like protein, which translates into the protein MRKIIIYLLMTITIGCYKVEGREPILHRVGGGRYTWTPKTNFTQWASYEHFYKGDWLYFGFDKSLHNVLEVNKTNYENCIDTNFIQNITKGGRDVVQLLEARTYYFLCGRGFCFEGMKIAINVEEPTFKPSPSALSNKALHSSSIINTKLILFLVTVLWWPSLSVWVWRSLAVFVVGVFVLRNDDFFDEVDGSSLSFDKVHI